The following proteins come from a genomic window of Nautilia profundicola AmH:
- a CDS encoding phosphatidylserine decarboxylase — MNPSRLLSKIVVKIATTKFPKFIQCFINKTYVKIFKIDMEKYEPENPCDYETLNDLFIRHKKYIEFYEDDDILVSPSDSEVIANGDIEDNYVYQIKGKKYKIDELIPYETKIDGGYFINLYLSPSDYHRFHVPIDMEIVKATYIPGTLMPVKPAQLEKELVFPKNKRVVLRCKDKKDRYFYFVAVGAMIVGKIHFNFDERLQKDYEEITTFEYKKPVKLKKGDELGRFEFGSSILLFFGPDHFKYLNQQDKVEVGDILGEIF, encoded by the coding sequence ATGAACCCCTCCCGTTTGCTCTCTAAAATAGTAGTAAAAATAGCCACAACTAAATTTCCTAAATTTATTCAGTGTTTTATCAATAAAACGTATGTGAAAATTTTTAAAATCGATATGGAGAAATATGAGCCTGAAAATCCGTGCGATTATGAAACATTAAATGATCTTTTCATCAGACACAAAAAATATATTGAATTTTATGAAGACGATGATATTCTGGTAAGTCCAAGTGATTCTGAAGTAATAGCCAACGGCGATATTGAAGATAATTACGTTTATCAGATTAAGGGTAAAAAATATAAAATTGATGAGTTGATACCGTACGAAACAAAAATTGACGGAGGTTATTTTATTAATTTATATCTCTCTCCGAGCGATTATCACCGTTTCCATGTGCCTATTGATATGGAAATTGTAAAAGCCACATATATTCCGGGTACACTTATGCCTGTAAAACCTGCTCAGCTGGAAAAAGAACTCGTTTTTCCTAAAAATAAAAGAGTTGTATTAAGATGTAAAGACAAAAAAGACAGATACTTTTATTTTGTAGCGGTTGGTGCTATGATCGTTGGGAAAATTCATTTTAATTTTGATGAAAGACTTCAAAAAGATTATGAAGAAATCACTACTTTTGAATATAAGAAACCTGTAAAACTTAAAAAAGGTGACGAACTTGGAAGGTTTGAGTTTGGAAGCTCCATACTTCTGTTTTTCGGACCTGATCATTTTAAATATCTTAACCAGCAGGATAAAGTTGAAGTAGGAGATATTTTAGGTGAAATCTTTTAA
- a CDS encoding MotE family protein: MKNIKLWLIILPVFLFAVDQQKLLDCYEIFDQKRAELEAQAEKLLEKQEAFEALKNTYMALMKKKEEKLKKQQDEINATLAKIEDEKKQIEALIKKNQQILADIKKAKLDKITQSYAKMRPNNAAQILSNMKPKDALEILQKLQPKVMAKILAKMDPMKAATLTQMMQNGENNASTNTPNR; encoded by the coding sequence ATGAAAAATATAAAACTTTGGTTAATAATATTACCGGTTTTTCTTTTTGCCGTTGATCAACAAAAACTTCTTGACTGTTATGAGATTTTCGATCAAAAAAGAGCGGAACTTGAAGCACAGGCGGAAAAACTTCTTGAAAAACAAGAAGCCTTTGAAGCGCTAAAAAATACTTATATGGCATTAATGAAGAAAAAAGAAGAAAAATTAAAAAAACAACAGGATGAAATAAACGCAACGCTTGCAAAAATAGAAGATGAAAAAAAACAGATTGAAGCGTTAATTAAAAAAAATCAACAGATTTTAGCGGATATTAAAAAAGCTAAACTTGACAAAATAACACAAAGTTACGCAAAAATGCGTCCGAACAATGCCGCACAGATTCTCTCAAACATGAAACCTAAAGATGCTCTTGAAATACTGCAAAAATTACAGCCTAAAGTAATGGCGAAAATACTTGCTAAAATGGATCCAATGAAAGCCGCAACTCTTACACAAATGATGCAAAACGGAGAAAACAATGCAAGCACAAATACTCCTAACCGTTAA
- a CDS encoding YgaP-like transmembrane domain → MKSKKFACAERLQRFLMAFMMIIILMLLANGSTTIALALLAFVAIMLFIYGAFDFCPSTWVLTKLFGSCYCECKEEE, encoded by the coding sequence ATGAAAAGTAAAAAATTCGCATGTGCTGAAAGACTACAAAGATTTTTAATGGCATTTATGATGATAATTATTTTAATGTTGTTGGCAAATGGTTCTACAACAATCGCACTTGCTCTTTTGGCATTTGTAGCTATTATGCTTTTTATATACGGAGCATTTGATTTTTGTCCGAGTACATGGGTACTTACTAAACTGTTCGGCAGTTGTTATTGTGAATGTAAAGAGGAGGAATAA
- the purM gene encoding phosphoribosylformylglycinamidine cyclo-ligase: MGTISYKDAGVDIDAGNTLVERIKPFVKETFNSNVVGGIGSFAGAFRMPKGYKKPVLLSATDGVGTKLKLAIDAKKYDTVGIDLVAMCVNDLICNFGEPLFFLDYYATGKLDVDAAAATVKGIAEGCKQAECALIGGETAEMPGMYNEDDFDLAGFAVGVAEEDELNPKVKDGDVLLALPSSGIHSNGYSLVRKLFFDKLGMKFDDEIDGKKLIDILLTPTRIYVKEFKKFKDKINALAHITGGGIVENLPRVLPDDLEAVVYKDKIKTLPIFDFMAKYVDEAEMYRTFNMGVGLVLAVDEDNVDYIISNSDAYVIGKIQKGQKGVKLK, from the coding sequence ATGGGAACAATCAGTTATAAAGACGCCGGTGTAGATATTGATGCCGGAAATACTTTGGTAGAGAGAATAAAACCTTTTGTTAAAGAAACATTCAATTCAAACGTAGTAGGCGGTATCGGAAGTTTTGCCGGAGCTTTTAGAATGCCTAAGGGATATAAGAAGCCTGTACTTTTAAGCGCTACAGACGGTGTGGGTACAAAACTTAAACTCGCAATCGATGCAAAAAAATACGATACTGTCGGTATAGATCTTGTGGCTATGTGCGTAAACGATCTTATCTGTAATTTCGGTGAACCTCTCTTTTTCCTTGATTATTACGCTACCGGAAAACTTGATGTTGATGCCGCTGCCGCAACTGTAAAAGGTATTGCCGAAGGGTGTAAACAGGCAGAGTGTGCGTTAATAGGAGGAGAAACGGCGGAAATGCCTGGAATGTACAATGAAGATGATTTTGACCTCGCAGGATTTGCCGTAGGCGTAGCGGAAGAAGACGAACTTAACCCGAAAGTAAAAGACGGTGATGTTTTACTTGCACTTCCGAGCAGCGGTATTCATTCAAACGGATATTCTCTTGTTAGAAAACTGTTCTTCGATAAATTAGGCATGAAATTTGACGACGAAATTGACGGTAAAAAACTTATTGACATATTGCTAACACCTACAAGAATTTATGTAAAAGAATTTAAAAAATTCAAAGATAAAATAAACGCGCTTGCTCATATCACAGGTGGAGGAATTGTTGAAAATCTTCCAAGAGTTCTTCCTGATGATTTGGAAGCGGTCGTTTATAAAGATAAAATTAAAACCCTGCCGATATTTGATTTTATGGCAAAATATGTTGATGAAGCCGAAATGTATAGAACATTCAACATGGGTGTAGGTCTGGTACTGGCGGTGGATGAAGATAATGTGGATTATATTATTTCAAATTCAGATGCCTATGTAATCGGAAAAATTCAAAAAGGACAAAAAGGAGTAAAACTAAAATGA
- the trpS gene encoding tryptophan--tRNA ligase: protein MRVVSGMRPTGNLHLGHYIGVLRNWLELQEKYDTFFFVADWHALSTKYDEGLDLKELSIELVKEWIACGIDPEKSTIFVQSDIKEHAELYLVLNMITPVSWLERNPTYKDAMAQVEYKDKNNAGFLTYPVLQTADIILYDANLVPIGEDQKPHLEIAREIVRRFHYLFKKEDVFVEPKELLTEMPRLPGLDGRKMSKSFNNAIYLDETSEDIWAKVRQAKTDPARIKKTDPGHPEVCIVFEYHKAFSSAEEVKEIENACRAGSIGCVECKKRCAANIENIVAPIREKKASLNDDEILDIIKTGERKAKELASKKMEEVNKLIF, encoded by the coding sequence TTGAGAGTAGTTAGTGGAATGAGACCTACGGGGAATCTGCATTTAGGACATTACATAGGTGTACTTAGAAATTGGTTGGAGTTACAGGAAAAGTATGACACATTCTTTTTTGTTGCTGATTGGCATGCGCTTTCAACAAAATATGATGAGGGGCTTGATTTAAAAGAGCTTAGCATAGAACTTGTTAAAGAATGGATTGCATGCGGAATCGATCCGGAAAAATCAACTATTTTTGTTCAAAGCGATATAAAAGAACATGCGGAACTTTATCTTGTTTTAAATATGATTACGCCAGTAAGCTGGCTTGAGAGAAACCCAACATACAAAGATGCAATGGCACAGGTTGAATATAAAGATAAAAACAATGCAGGATTTTTAACATACCCGGTACTACAGACTGCAGATATTATTTTATACGATGCGAATCTTGTACCTATCGGAGAAGATCAAAAACCGCATCTTGAAATAGCAAGGGAAATAGTAAGAAGATTTCATTATTTGTTTAAAAAAGAAGATGTTTTTGTTGAACCGAAAGAACTTTTAACGGAAATGCCTCGTCTTCCTGGACTTGACGGCAGAAAAATGTCGAAAAGTTTTAATAACGCAATTTATCTTGATGAAACAAGCGAGGATATCTGGGCAAAAGTACGCCAGGCGAAAACGGATCCAGCAAGAATTAAAAAAACAGATCCGGGACATCCGGAAGTTTGTATAGTTTTTGAATACCACAAAGCTTTTTCAAGTGCTGAAGAAGTAAAAGAAATAGAAAATGCCTGCAGGGCCGGAAGCATAGGGTGTGTGGAGTGTAAAAAGAGATGTGCGGCGAATATTGAAAACATAGTTGCACCTATACGTGAAAAAAAAGCATCTCTTAATGATGATGAAATTTTGGATATAATAAAGACAGGAGAAAGAAAAGCAAAAGAACTTGCTTCTAAAAAAATGGAAGAAGTTAATAAATTAATTTTTTAA